One Oryctolagus cuniculus chromosome 7, mOryCun1.1, whole genome shotgun sequence genomic window, ggctgggccaggcagaagccaggagctgggagcttcatcccaggtctcccgtgtgtggcaggggccatcctttgctgcttttcccaggcgcgttagcagggaactggtctggaagtggagcagccaggacttgaactggccggttctagtcccggttgctcctcttccagtccagctctctgctgtgacccaggagggcagtggagaatggcccaggtgcttggactctgcacccgcatgggagaccaggagaaggaagcacctggcatagctttacctgctatgccacaacactggccccaagaggtgattttttaaaaatttgttttgtgtttatggtgggagaaggcagcagaagagacaGGAAAGGGCTAAGAATATTAGACTGCAATGATAATTCAGATCATGTTGTTTTACATGTATCTCCCCCCTTCACAATAATCTTGACTATTTTTATCCCATTTCATATATGGTGAGCTGGAGGCACAGAAAGGTTAAGGACTCACTATGATCACACAGCTtttaagtggcagagccaggattggcACCAGAGTGTAAGTCTCAACCACTAAGCAGACTGTTCATGCTGACGGAACGAGACTAAAGACCGGGTGGGGCTGGCTCCCGTAAGGAACAGATTGGAGGCGTTGGTCTGGGgtttgaggaagaggaggggcaggggcagcaggaggcaggttTATAGGTATAGTGGCTAAAGGTTGATGGGTGCGAGGTCATATTCTTTCTAAGATCAGGATGGCGAGAGTGGAGCTAAAGTGTGCGTGTTGAGGTGCTGTGGGCCCTAGGGTCTCCTAGCAGGCTGCTGCAGGACCAGACAGATTACTGGGACTGGGAAGAGGGCTGGAGGGGGTGTaagtgggaagagagaggggactGAGGTGTAGATGTGAGGTAGCAAGTTCAAAATCGCACAGCTCTGTGCAATGCCAGGCAGAGCCACTAACTCTCTTGGTTCCTACAAGAAAGGAGATAAAGCCAGGATTGGCACCTCTTATGTCCCTGTCTGTTGGGACGGTccacatggtttttcttttcatttcaagaAGAATTGGGACCAAGTCACAGTCAACTATGTCCCTGGTGCCCAGCATATGTGGAATTGTTAATGCACAtttcctgaatgaatgaatgaatgaatgagtgcaaAATTCTGAGTTAAATGATGGGATGGGACGCCATCTAGGCTTTGGTTCTTGGTCATCATGGATTTgaacctctgcctgcctctgattGATTGTCTGACTCTGTCTCACCAAGCTTCAGTTCCTGTGTACAGTTTTTCGTGGGTTCCATATTTACATTAACCTACTTATTATAAAGTATTTGTAATCTCCaaatccatctcttttttttatttgacaggtagagttatagacagtgagagagacagagagaaaggtcttccttccgttggttcactccccaaatggccactacagctggcgctgagccgatctgaagccaggagccaggtgcttcctcctcccggtctcccatgcgggtgcagggcccaagcacttgggccatcctccactgccctcttgggccagtagagagctggactggaagaggagcaaccgggactagaacccggcgcctatatgggatgccagcgccgcaggcggaggattaaccaagtgagccacagcactgaccccctccAAATCCATCATGATggtatttttaagttaattatcAACAGACAGAGGGGAGAAAAATTCGAGTTGTCCTATACACCCGGTTCCAGCTGAGATCTGTTGGACAAGAGCCCTCCCTGCCTTCTTGTTTGAGCTTTCATAGAATAAACAATTGGTCTTTTGGCAGACTGTGAAGTGCCACATTCTCCCATGTTTTGGGTGGTCTTTGTTGGTGATTTTGCCACCCAAAATGGCCCCTATTTTAGCGCTGACTTGCCAACTGGTGTCTGTAAGTGCCACGAGGCTGTGATGTGCCCAGCACGGGAAATACACGTGTCACATGAACTTTATTTTGGGACATGCTAGTGCTGTTGGTGACGCGTTCAGTGTTGATGACTCAACAATATAATGCAGCCACACATAAAACCAGGGTGTGTATCGATTAGTTAACAGAAAGTGGTGACCAAAGGGTCACAGGAACCTGGCCACAATTTTTGCCTAGGAGCTGTGGCTCCGTGTTCTTTCATTCGGTGGTGGCCTTCTAGAAGGATCTGTAGTATATAATGAGAGATACTGTGGGATTTCCTGGGTAGGGTTGTTGTGAGATTGAACATGATAAGGATCGTAAAGTGCTCAAGTGTCCAGCACAAAGGAAACACTCTGTAAACATCATTCCCATCGCTTCTTCGGGCAACTGAGAAAGTGAGGGGTCAATTTCCCCCAGCTAAGAGTTTCTTTCCCCTAGATGATCCTATCTGGCTGTTGGGCTGAACTGTGGGGAGGAGGTCAGGACCTGTCACAAAGAGCGCCCCCTTGTGTTAGACTCCCTATGTCATAGAGGCCTTGGTtgcccagggcagcagccccTCTCAGGCCCATCCCAGAAGCTCCCTGTACCCATGGGGCCCTCTCAGCTTGTCCGTGCCCCTAGGCCCCGGGGCTTGAGTTTTCCTTATCGCAGGCCAGGTATgggctggccccggccccggttTCCCAGGATGTTCAAGTGTAGCCGTAGAAGGTACCGGCAGAAatttcaaggcccagctgccacCAATCTTACCACCATGACCACAGATATCAGTGCCACTCACACTGCCACCACCAGTGTGTGGATCTTCCCACCTCAAGGTTAGCCAGAGCAGGGGGTGGAGGGACCTGTGAgccagcggggtgggggtgggggtgtggaaaAATAGGGCCATAGAAGTTTTTCTTCACCTGGTCCCATCAGGCACCCAAATGCAGGGTGGGGTCTTGAAAGCAGGTGCCTTCAAACGCggagagcctggggtgggggtggggggcagggcgcTGCCAGCCGagagcccagctctgcaggctggggaaTCCAAGGGATGGTGGCCTGCCTCACAcctgccttctccttcctctccgcAGTTCTCAGATACTTCTGTCAACCGGGGGGCTTTCTGATCCTCTAGAAATGCCCGGAAGCTAACCCAGAAGCTTGGCTCGTTCTGGACATAGGTCTTCAAGGAGCTGTGGGTGGTAGACAACAAATAACAATCGTTCCGCTCAAACTGCCCTTCTCCCTCCCGAGCTGTTTGCTGCCTGCTGctcagggtgggagggcagggccaagctccaggaacacacagggacacacagggatCACACAGGGCACAAGGACGGGGCGAGGTCAACAACACACGCACCCGTCTTTGGCCTCAGCTCTTGATCTCCCCCCTGAGGCAGGGGCCTCCCTGctttagctgccacctgcagagggaggcagggttTCTGTAGACATCTTGGAAGACACAGGGAGGCACAGTGCAGAGAGGAACGGGATGAAAGCCGGTGGGTGTGGAGAGGGAAGTTACTGTGGCTCTGTGTGCCTGCGATGCTCagtgtgttggggtgtgtgtgtgcacgcacagggGAACGGGGGTATGTGCAGACACGTAACCAAGTGTGCCTTTGTGATCGAGTGGACCTCCGTGGCTGGCTGCCGTGTCGaggagtgtgtgtgagggtgtgggtgtgccagggaaggcagcggcTCTGATGGGAAGAATGAAGGTCAGGAGGGGGATGGGTGCGGGCTGCAGGGCAGTGGGGGCGAGCAGCAGAAGGAGGGCATATCACCTTCAGCCCCCAGCCAGTCTCTGAGGTCAGTGTTTTCCAGGACTGGCAGCTGAGCTGGGGCACTTGGGGGTGGGGCAAGACTGAGTTTGAGCCCAGAATGGGGGAGGGTGCTAAGCTCTCCAGCCTGGGGATTTTCCATttggatttctgaatgtgtgtccatgtgtcacCAGATATAACCGGGTTACTGTCAGGTGTGTCTCCACGGGCTTGGGTCTTAGTGGCTGGGACCTTTGTGAGGGTCTCTGTCTCTAACGTGTTGTTTTATGCATGGGTTAGTGTGTGTCCCAGTGTCCCCAAATCTGGCTCCAGTTCCAGGACTACCTTTTCTGAGGGCTGGGCGTGGGAGTGAACCTGAGACCTTTGGTAGCCTGGCCCCTTGGGGTTCAGGAAGCCTGGCTACAAGCCCTGTGCTGCCTGTGAGGGGAAGGAAATGTTTCTATGTCCTTCCACTCCCAGGCTTGCCAGAGACTGGGGTCCTGAGCAGAGAGAGGGCCAGAGGTCTCTGACAAGGCAGCGGGGACAGTGCCAGGGATTGGTGAACATGAGTCCGAGCTGGAAGGTGGCTGGGCCAGTGCCCAAGGCCCACAAGGGAGCACAGACGTATAAAGACACAGACAAGTCCACAAATGAATGCAGACATGCAAATATAAGTGGCTTCAGACACACACTGCAACAAACACGCATGCAAAGACAGGGCTATGCACAGAGATATGCATCGACATGAACGTACTTAGACTTCTCCACATGACGCATGTAATGACACATGCACATGCCTGCAA contains:
- the P3R3URF gene encoding PIK3R3 upstream open reading frame protein, which gives rise to MGPSQLVRAPRPRGLSFPYRRPGMGWPRPRFPRMFKCSRRRYRQKFQGPAATNLTTMTTDISATHTATTSVWIFPPQVLRYFCQPGGFLIL